A region of Candidatus Bathyarchaeia archaeon DNA encodes the following proteins:
- a CDS encoding extracellular solute-binding protein, which produces MVVYARFWYEETRDPFPYGIGLMAGPVESNDEWMSIMWSFGGTQFGPDYSITANATPGVMAMEIYVEMVKYAPPGALASSYDEVVAQFQQGLIPNTGPLYLDQWPNVAKTAKLIPGARPMPTAPPGGRGYIGTFALGMASASHRKEYAWEFLKFITGPDGQYKFSKGGGSTCRRSSLLHPDFDPDVNPDTWPYTAHFKEIVRISEYLYKWEPAWQRLDPIFNVPAACKFYLESKVKIGAIAAGQLTPKGGLDSLALAYATILQWGYPVPSMKPPSWWKPPPE; this is translated from the coding sequence ATGGTTGTATATGCCAGATTCTGGTATGAGGAGACTAGAGATCCATTCCCATATGGTATAGGCTTGATGGCGGGACCGGTGGAATCGAATGACGAGTGGATGTCAATAATGTGGAGCTTTGGAGGAACGCAATTCGGGCCAGATTACTCGATTACAGCTAACGCCACGCCGGGCGTGATGGCGATGGAGATTTATGTCGAGATGGTTAAGTATGCTCCGCCCGGTGCTTTAGCGTCATCATATGATGAAGTAGTTGCCCAATTCCAGCAAGGGCTCATTCCTAACACTGGGCCGCTGTATCTCGACCAGTGGCCAAATGTCGCTAAGACAGCAAAGTTGATTCCTGGAGCGAGGCCTATGCCAACTGCTCCACCTGGAGGCAGAGGATACATCGGCACCTTCGCCCTCGGCATGGCCTCTGCATCCCACCGCAAGGAATATGCCTGGGAATTCCTGAAGTTCATCACCGGCCCAGACGGACAGTATAAATTCTCTAAAGGAGGAGGAAGCACCTGCAGGAGATCCTCTCTACTCCATCCAGACTTTGATCCCGACGTCAATCCCGATACATGGCCTTACACCGCTCATTTCAAGGAAATCGTAAGAATCTCTGAATATCTCTATAAATGGGAGCCAGCATGGCAGAGGCTCGATCCAATATTCAATGTACCGGCAGCATGTAAATTCTATCTCGAGAGCAAGGTTAAGATTGGCGCTATCGCTGCGGGACAGCTTACACCGAAGGGAGGACTTGACTCCCTAGCTCTGGCATATGCAACTATACTGCAATGGGGATACCCGGTACCATCCATGAAGCCGCCCTCATGGTGGAAGCCACCGCCAGAGTAA